A window from Setaria italica strain Yugu1 chromosome VIII, Setaria_italica_v2.0, whole genome shotgun sequence encodes these proteins:
- the LOC101780633 gene encoding mitogen-activated protein kinase 15 isoform X1, whose amino-acid sequence MDFFTEYGEGNRYKIEEVIGKGSYGVVCSALDTHTGEKVAIKKINDIFEHVSDATRILREIKLLRLLRHPDIVEIKHILLPPSRREFKDIYVVFELMESDLHQVIKANDDLTPEHYQFFLYQLLRGLKYIHTANVFHRDLKPKNILANADCKLKICDFGLARVAFSDTPTAIFWTDYVATRWYRAPELCGSFFSKYTPAIDIWSIGCIFAELLTGKPLFPGKNVVHQLDIITDLLGTPSPEAISRIRNEKAKRYLSSMRRKKPIPFTHKFPNADPLALRLLERMLAFDPKDRPSAEEALADPYFKNIANVDREPAAQPVMKLEFEFERRRITKEDIRELIYREILEYHPNMLREFLEGTESTGFMYPSAVDHFKKQFAYLEEHYAKGSTAAPPERQHNSLPRPSVLYSDNRTQSTTNVTEDLSKCVIRDDARRAQLDSSSVGANRVPQAGGATRPARGVGSAERYGNYASPAADQYEQRRIANGVSPRSSYPKRIPTCKGETSEADRIDVRQTGQPKPYIPNKLPTTVDGRNGHW is encoded by the exons ATGGATTTTTTCACTGAGTATGGTGAGGGAAACAGATACAAGATAGAAGAGGTCATAGGAAAAGGGAGTTATGGTGTGGTTTGCTCTGCTTTGGATACTCACACTGGTGAAAAAGTTGCAATAAAGAAGATAAATGACATCTTTGAACATGTGTCTGATGCAACACGGATACTTCGGGAGATCAAGCTGCTTCGGCTCCTGCGACATCCGGATATTGTAGAAATAAAACACATTTTACTTCCTCCATCAAGGagggaattcaaggatatatatgttGTGTTTGAACTCATGGAGTCTGATTTGCACCAAGTTATAAAGGCTAATGATGACTTGACTCCAGAACACTATCAATTTTTCCTGTATCAGTTACTTCGAGGATTGAAATACATACATACAG CAAATGTGTTCCACAGAGACCTAAAGCCCAAAAATATTTTGGCGAATGCTGATTGCAAGCTCAAAATATGTGATTTTGGACTTGCAAGAGTAGCTTTCAGTGATACTCCGACTGCCATCTTCTGGACG GATTATGTTGCAACAAGATGGTACCGAGCACCTGAGCTGTGTGGATCTTTTTTCTCCAAG TACACTCCAGCAATAGATATATGGAGCATCGGCTGTATATTTGCAGAGCTTTTAACTGGAAAACCTCTCTTCCCTGGGAAAAATGTTGTACATCAACTTGATATAATTACAGATCTCCTGGGTACACCATCTCCTGAAGCAATCTCTAGG ATTCGAAACGAGAAGGCAAAGCGCTACCTGAGCAGCATGAGGCGGAAAAAGCCTATACCGTTTACTCATAAATTTCCAAATGCAGATCCACTTGCATTACGTTTATTGGAGAGGATGCTAGCTTTTGATCCAAAAGATCGGCCAAGTGCGGAGGAG GCCCTTGCTGACCCGTATTTCAAGAACATAGCTAATGTGGATAGAGAACCAGCCGCACAGCCGGTCATGAAGCTGGAATTTGAGTTTGAGAGGCGGAGGATTACAAAAGAAGATATCAGGGAACTCATCTACAGAGAAATTCTGGAGTATCATCCTAATATGTTGAGAGAATTCCTTGAGGGGACTGAGTCAACTGGTTTCATGTACCCAAG TGCCGTGGATCATTTTAAGAAGCAATTTGCATATCTTGAAGAACATTATGCAAAGGGATCAACAGCAGCTCCACCTGAAAGGCAACATAACTCTCTACCAAG GCCTAGCGTGTTATACTCGGATAACCGAACCCAAAGCACAACCAATGTCACGGAGGATCTTTCAAAGTGTGTAATCAGAGATGATGCACGGAGAGCACAGCTAGATTCTTCCTCTGTTGGTGCAAATAGAGTTCCTCAAG CAGGTGGTGCTACGAGGCCTGCTAGAGGGGTTGGTTCTGCAGAGCGTTATGGTAATTATGCATCACCTGCTGCTGACCAATATGAACAGAGACGAATAGCTAATGGTGTCTCACCTAGAAGCTCATACCCCAAAAGAATTCCTACCTGCAAGGGCGAAACAAGTGAGGCTGACAGGATTGATGTGAGACAAACTGGGCAACCAAAGCCATACATACCAAACAAACTACCTACTACAGTTGATGGCCGGAATGGCCACTGGTAG
- the LOC101780633 gene encoding mitogen-activated protein kinase 15 isoform X2, whose protein sequence is MDFFTEYGEGNRYKIEEVIGKGSYGVVCSALDTHTGEKVAIKKINDIFEHVSDATRILREIKLLRLLRHPDIVEIKHILLPPSRREFKDIYVVFELMESDLHQVIKANDDLTPEHYQFFLYQLLRGLKYIHTANVFHRDLKPKNILANADCKLKICDFGLARVAFSDTPTAIFWTDYVATRWYRAPELCGSFFSKYTPAIDIWSIGCIFAELLTGKPLFPGKNVVHQLDIITDLLGTPSPEAISRIRNEKAKRYLSSMRRKKPIPFTHKFPNADPLALRLLERMLAFDPKDRPSAEEALADPYFKNIANVDREPAAQPVMKLEFEFERRRITKEDIRELIYREILEYHPNMLREFLEGTESTGFMYPSAVDHFKKQFAYLEEHYAKGSTAAPPERQHNSLPRPSVLYSDNRTQSTTNVTEDLSKCVIRDDARRAQLDSSSVGANRVPQGGATRPARGVGSAERYGNYASPAADQYEQRRIANGVSPRSSYPKRIPTCKGETSEADRIDVRQTGQPKPYIPNKLPTTVDGRNGHW, encoded by the exons ATGGATTTTTTCACTGAGTATGGTGAGGGAAACAGATACAAGATAGAAGAGGTCATAGGAAAAGGGAGTTATGGTGTGGTTTGCTCTGCTTTGGATACTCACACTGGTGAAAAAGTTGCAATAAAGAAGATAAATGACATCTTTGAACATGTGTCTGATGCAACACGGATACTTCGGGAGATCAAGCTGCTTCGGCTCCTGCGACATCCGGATATTGTAGAAATAAAACACATTTTACTTCCTCCATCAAGGagggaattcaaggatatatatgttGTGTTTGAACTCATGGAGTCTGATTTGCACCAAGTTATAAAGGCTAATGATGACTTGACTCCAGAACACTATCAATTTTTCCTGTATCAGTTACTTCGAGGATTGAAATACATACATACAG CAAATGTGTTCCACAGAGACCTAAAGCCCAAAAATATTTTGGCGAATGCTGATTGCAAGCTCAAAATATGTGATTTTGGACTTGCAAGAGTAGCTTTCAGTGATACTCCGACTGCCATCTTCTGGACG GATTATGTTGCAACAAGATGGTACCGAGCACCTGAGCTGTGTGGATCTTTTTTCTCCAAG TACACTCCAGCAATAGATATATGGAGCATCGGCTGTATATTTGCAGAGCTTTTAACTGGAAAACCTCTCTTCCCTGGGAAAAATGTTGTACATCAACTTGATATAATTACAGATCTCCTGGGTACACCATCTCCTGAAGCAATCTCTAGG ATTCGAAACGAGAAGGCAAAGCGCTACCTGAGCAGCATGAGGCGGAAAAAGCCTATACCGTTTACTCATAAATTTCCAAATGCAGATCCACTTGCATTACGTTTATTGGAGAGGATGCTAGCTTTTGATCCAAAAGATCGGCCAAGTGCGGAGGAG GCCCTTGCTGACCCGTATTTCAAGAACATAGCTAATGTGGATAGAGAACCAGCCGCACAGCCGGTCATGAAGCTGGAATTTGAGTTTGAGAGGCGGAGGATTACAAAAGAAGATATCAGGGAACTCATCTACAGAGAAATTCTGGAGTATCATCCTAATATGTTGAGAGAATTCCTTGAGGGGACTGAGTCAACTGGTTTCATGTACCCAAG TGCCGTGGATCATTTTAAGAAGCAATTTGCATATCTTGAAGAACATTATGCAAAGGGATCAACAGCAGCTCCACCTGAAAGGCAACATAACTCTCTACCAAG GCCTAGCGTGTTATACTCGGATAACCGAACCCAAAGCACAACCAATGTCACGGAGGATCTTTCAAAGTGTGTAATCAGAGATGATGCACGGAGAGCACAGCTAGATTCTTCCTCTGTTGGTGCAAATAGAGTTCCTCAAG GTGGTGCTACGAGGCCTGCTAGAGGGGTTGGTTCTGCAGAGCGTTATGGTAATTATGCATCACCTGCTGCTGACCAATATGAACAGAGACGAATAGCTAATGGTGTCTCACCTAGAAGCTCATACCCCAAAAGAATTCCTACCTGCAAGGGCGAAACAAGTGAGGCTGACAGGATTGATGTGAGACAAACTGGGCAACCAAAGCCATACATACCAAACAAACTACCTACTACAGTTGATGGCCGGAATGGCCACTGGTAG
- the LOC101780633 gene encoding mitogen-activated protein kinase 14 isoform X3, which translates to MQGAFDPSQPNLANVFHRDLKPKNILANADCKLKICDFGLARVAFSDTPTAIFWTDYVATRWYRAPELCGSFFSKYTPAIDIWSIGCIFAELLTGKPLFPGKNVVHQLDIITDLLGTPSPEAISRIRNEKAKRYLSSMRRKKPIPFTHKFPNADPLALRLLERMLAFDPKDRPSAEEALADPYFKNIANVDREPAAQPVMKLEFEFERRRITKEDIRELIYREILEYHPNMLREFLEGTESTGFMYPSAVDHFKKQFAYLEEHYAKGSTAAPPERQHNSLPRPSVLYSDNRTQSTTNVTEDLSKCVIRDDARRAQLDSSSVGANRVPQAGGATRPARGVGSAERYGNYASPAADQYEQRRIANGVSPRSSYPKRIPTCKGETSEADRIDVRQTGQPKPYIPNKLPTTVDGRNGHW; encoded by the exons ATGCAGGGAGCATTCGACCCTAGCCAGCCAAATTTAG CAAATGTGTTCCACAGAGACCTAAAGCCCAAAAATATTTTGGCGAATGCTGATTGCAAGCTCAAAATATGTGATTTTGGACTTGCAAGAGTAGCTTTCAGTGATACTCCGACTGCCATCTTCTGGACG GATTATGTTGCAACAAGATGGTACCGAGCACCTGAGCTGTGTGGATCTTTTTTCTCCAAG TACACTCCAGCAATAGATATATGGAGCATCGGCTGTATATTTGCAGAGCTTTTAACTGGAAAACCTCTCTTCCCTGGGAAAAATGTTGTACATCAACTTGATATAATTACAGATCTCCTGGGTACACCATCTCCTGAAGCAATCTCTAGG ATTCGAAACGAGAAGGCAAAGCGCTACCTGAGCAGCATGAGGCGGAAAAAGCCTATACCGTTTACTCATAAATTTCCAAATGCAGATCCACTTGCATTACGTTTATTGGAGAGGATGCTAGCTTTTGATCCAAAAGATCGGCCAAGTGCGGAGGAG GCCCTTGCTGACCCGTATTTCAAGAACATAGCTAATGTGGATAGAGAACCAGCCGCACAGCCGGTCATGAAGCTGGAATTTGAGTTTGAGAGGCGGAGGATTACAAAAGAAGATATCAGGGAACTCATCTACAGAGAAATTCTGGAGTATCATCCTAATATGTTGAGAGAATTCCTTGAGGGGACTGAGTCAACTGGTTTCATGTACCCAAG TGCCGTGGATCATTTTAAGAAGCAATTTGCATATCTTGAAGAACATTATGCAAAGGGATCAACAGCAGCTCCACCTGAAAGGCAACATAACTCTCTACCAAG GCCTAGCGTGTTATACTCGGATAACCGAACCCAAAGCACAACCAATGTCACGGAGGATCTTTCAAAGTGTGTAATCAGAGATGATGCACGGAGAGCACAGCTAGATTCTTCCTCTGTTGGTGCAAATAGAGTTCCTCAAG CAGGTGGTGCTACGAGGCCTGCTAGAGGGGTTGGTTCTGCAGAGCGTTATGGTAATTATGCATCACCTGCTGCTGACCAATATGAACAGAGACGAATAGCTAATGGTGTCTCACCTAGAAGCTCATACCCCAAAAGAATTCCTACCTGCAAGGGCGAAACAAGTGAGGCTGACAGGATTGATGTGAGACAAACTGGGCAACCAAAGCCATACATACCAAACAAACTACCTACTACAGTTGATGGCCGGAATGGCCACTGGTAG
- the LOC101780633 gene encoding mitogen-activated protein kinase 14 isoform X4 — MDFFTEYGEGNRYKIEEVIGKGSYGVVCSALDTHTGEKVAIKKINDIFEHVSDATRILREIKLLRLLRHPDIVEIKHILLPPSRREFKDIYVVFELMESDLHQVIKANDDLTPEHYQFFLYQLLRGLKYIHTANVFHRDLKPKNILANADCKLKICDFGLARVAFSDTPTAIFWTDYVATRWYRAPELCGSFFSKYTPAIDIWSIGCIFAELLTGKPLFPGKNVVHQLDIITDLLGTPSPEAISRIRNEKAKRYLSSMRRKKPIPFTHKFPNADPLALRLLERMLAFDPKDRPSAEEALADPYFKNIANVDREPAAQPVMKLEFEFERRRITKEDIRELIYREILEYHPNMLREFLEGTESTGFMYPSAVDHFKKQFAYLEEHYAKGSTAAPPERQHNSLPSTHA, encoded by the exons ATGGATTTTTTCACTGAGTATGGTGAGGGAAACAGATACAAGATAGAAGAGGTCATAGGAAAAGGGAGTTATGGTGTGGTTTGCTCTGCTTTGGATACTCACACTGGTGAAAAAGTTGCAATAAAGAAGATAAATGACATCTTTGAACATGTGTCTGATGCAACACGGATACTTCGGGAGATCAAGCTGCTTCGGCTCCTGCGACATCCGGATATTGTAGAAATAAAACACATTTTACTTCCTCCATCAAGGagggaattcaaggatatatatgttGTGTTTGAACTCATGGAGTCTGATTTGCACCAAGTTATAAAGGCTAATGATGACTTGACTCCAGAACACTATCAATTTTTCCTGTATCAGTTACTTCGAGGATTGAAATACATACATACAG CAAATGTGTTCCACAGAGACCTAAAGCCCAAAAATATTTTGGCGAATGCTGATTGCAAGCTCAAAATATGTGATTTTGGACTTGCAAGAGTAGCTTTCAGTGATACTCCGACTGCCATCTTCTGGACG GATTATGTTGCAACAAGATGGTACCGAGCACCTGAGCTGTGTGGATCTTTTTTCTCCAAG TACACTCCAGCAATAGATATATGGAGCATCGGCTGTATATTTGCAGAGCTTTTAACTGGAAAACCTCTCTTCCCTGGGAAAAATGTTGTACATCAACTTGATATAATTACAGATCTCCTGGGTACACCATCTCCTGAAGCAATCTCTAGG ATTCGAAACGAGAAGGCAAAGCGCTACCTGAGCAGCATGAGGCGGAAAAAGCCTATACCGTTTACTCATAAATTTCCAAATGCAGATCCACTTGCATTACGTTTATTGGAGAGGATGCTAGCTTTTGATCCAAAAGATCGGCCAAGTGCGGAGGAG GCCCTTGCTGACCCGTATTTCAAGAACATAGCTAATGTGGATAGAGAACCAGCCGCACAGCCGGTCATGAAGCTGGAATTTGAGTTTGAGAGGCGGAGGATTACAAAAGAAGATATCAGGGAACTCATCTACAGAGAAATTCTGGAGTATCATCCTAATATGTTGAGAGAATTCCTTGAGGGGACTGAGTCAACTGGTTTCATGTACCCAAG TGCCGTGGATCATTTTAAGAAGCAATTTGCATATCTTGAAGAACATTATGCAAAGGGATCAACAGCAGCTCCACCTGAAAGGCAACATAACTCTCTACCAAG CACTCATGCATAA
- the LOC106804461 gene encoding uncharacterized protein LOC106804461, whose product MVLQSLKSRIFNDASKYATKWLHELPHVIWGLRTQKSWATSYTPFFMVYGSEVVLPSDVVFGAPRIQYYEDGEAEKSRRVDIDSLKEHRVVALIQHARHEQQIWRYHDRNVRERSFNVGDLVLRRIQSTKDMHKLAAP is encoded by the coding sequence atggtcctccagtccctcaagtccCGCATCTTCAACGACGCGTCCAAATatgccaccaagtggctacacgagctaccccatgtcatctgGGGCCTACGAACACAGAAGAGTTGGGCTACCAGCTACACCCCTTTCTTTATGGTATACGGCTCAGAGGTCGTCCTGCCATCCGACGTGGTCTTTGGCGCCCCACGTATCCAGTACTACGAGGATGGCGAGGCAGAAAAAAGTCGGCGGGTCGACATCGATAGCCTTAAAGAGCATCGCGTGGTggccctcatccagcatgcacgccaCGAGCAACAGATATGGCGCTACCACGATCGGAATGTCAGGGAACGGTCCTTCAACGTTGGTGACCTAGTGCTTCGccggatccagtccaccaaggacatgcacaagctagCTGCCCCCTGa